Proteins from a genomic interval of Cupriavidus pauculus:
- a CDS encoding MDR family MFS transporter, whose product MSAAPASSLTPDAPPPDVPVMQVIFGLMLAILLGALEQSIVAVVLPDIALQLNGFEDMAWVISAYLVASTVVTPIYGKLSDVLGRRSVLTFSIVLFLLASVACAMATTMPMLIGARILQGLGGGGLISVSQATIADVVPLRERGKYQGYVSGVWAVASMAGPVIGGYLAHFLSWRWIFWINIPLSLLALVVVRRALRHLPVSGRRHRIDYLGALLFGGGLSGVLVFLTRLGQGHSPLEPQTIGLLAAGLVGLALFVWQERRATDPVIPLAMLGVPTVAICCLTLFLCFFQLIAMSVLLPLRFQVVGGAHADTAALRLVPLTLAIPFGAYISGRLMSWSGRYKPLQMTGCLVAPVAIVALAFTPPHAVLPAALVMIVLGLSIGLQLPSGLVATQNSVPPQQVGIATALTAFSRLLGGAVGVAVLTTVLIALLRHSGVAVSDLSGGEDVLMSMFRRAIAATDQGDAAAVRVAAERAFRVLFLLSAGVSLIAPFFVARLKETTLRGSPAAAAKAAAATAD is encoded by the coding sequence ATGTCCGCAGCGCCCGCCTCCAGCCTTACTCCCGACGCACCGCCGCCCGATGTCCCTGTCATGCAGGTGATCTTCGGCCTGATGCTGGCCATCCTGCTCGGCGCGCTGGAACAGTCGATCGTGGCCGTGGTGCTGCCCGACATCGCGCTGCAGCTGAACGGCTTCGAGGACATGGCGTGGGTGATTTCCGCCTACCTGGTGGCGTCGACCGTGGTCACGCCGATCTACGGCAAGCTGTCCGACGTGCTCGGGCGGCGCTCGGTGCTGACGTTCTCGATCGTGCTGTTCCTGCTGGCGTCGGTGGCGTGCGCGATGGCCACGACCATGCCGATGCTGATTGGCGCCCGCATTCTGCAGGGGCTGGGCGGCGGCGGGCTGATCTCGGTGTCGCAGGCGACCATTGCCGACGTGGTGCCGCTGCGCGAGCGCGGCAAGTACCAGGGCTACGTGAGCGGCGTGTGGGCCGTGGCGAGCATGGCCGGCCCGGTGATCGGCGGCTACCTGGCGCACTTCCTGTCCTGGCGCTGGATTTTCTGGATCAACATTCCGCTGTCGCTGCTGGCGCTGGTCGTGGTGCGGCGCGCGCTGCGCCATCTGCCGGTGAGCGGCCGCCGCCATCGTATCGACTATCTGGGCGCGCTGCTGTTTGGCGGCGGCCTGTCTGGCGTGCTGGTGTTCCTGACGCGCCTGGGGCAAGGTCATTCGCCGCTGGAGCCGCAGACGATTGGCCTGCTGGCGGCCGGACTGGTCGGCCTGGCGCTGTTCGTCTGGCAGGAGCGCCGCGCGACCGATCCCGTGATTCCGCTGGCGATGCTGGGCGTGCCGACCGTGGCCATCTGCTGCCTGACGCTGTTCCTGTGCTTCTTCCAGTTGATCGCGATGTCGGTGCTGCTGCCGCTGCGCTTTCAGGTGGTGGGCGGCGCGCACGCGGACACGGCAGCGCTGCGGCTGGTGCCGCTGACGCTGGCGATTCCGTTCGGCGCCTATATCTCGGGCCGGCTGATGTCGTGGAGCGGCCGCTACAAGCCGCTGCAGATGACGGGCTGCCTGGTGGCGCCGGTGGCCATCGTGGCGCTGGCGTTCACGCCGCCGCACGCGGTGCTGCCGGCGGCGCTGGTCATGATCGTGCTGGGCCTGTCGATCGGATTGCAACTGCCGAGCGGGCTGGTGGCCACGCAGAACTCGGTGCCGCCGCAGCAGGTGGGCATCGCCACGGCGCTGACCGCGTTCTCGCGGCTGCTGGGTGGCGCGGTGGGCGTGGCGGTGCTGACGACGGTGCTGATCGCGCTGCTGCGCCATAGCGGCGTGGCCGTATCGGACCTGAGCGGTGGCGAGGACGTGCTGATGAGCATGTTCCGCCGCGCCATCGCCGCAACGGATCAGGGCGATGCCGCCGCCGTGCGCGTGGCCGCCGAGCGCGCGTTCCGCGTGCTGTTCCTGCTGAGCGCGGGGGTGTCGCTGATCGCGCCGTTCTTTGTGGCGCGGCTCAAGGAGACGACGCTGCGCGGCAGCCCTGCCGCGGCGGCCAAGGCGGCTGCCGCGACGGCGGATTGA
- a CDS encoding oxygenase MpaB family protein: MAATPDPSNRPPAGAASGLLLQRLRSHAGAQVRALTRSNSGLTLDYDNPPGDPGLFGPDAVCWRVHADFPAMLAGGVSALLLQALHPRALAGVWDHSSFRTDMQGRLGRTAQFIAGTTYGSRADAMQLIERVRRIHASIRGTAPDGQPYAADDPELLTWVHVAEVSSFLAGYLRYVKPLSLAEQDRYFQEEATVAALLGAPDVPRTRAQIDAYLEAQRAGLASTDRTREVVRLIMAMPVANPLLIPAVRTMADAGVALLPPWARQMLGLHRPSLRRSLALAGMRGLAPTLRWALGPGLAARARRRALAPPQD, encoded by the coding sequence TTGGCCGCTACACCCGACCCATCGAACCGCCCGCCCGCCGGCGCCGCCAGCGGGCTGCTGCTGCAGCGGCTGCGCAGCCATGCCGGCGCGCAGGTCCGCGCGCTCACCCGCAGCAATTCCGGTCTCACGCTCGACTACGACAACCCGCCCGGCGACCCCGGCCTGTTCGGCCCGGACGCCGTCTGCTGGCGCGTCCACGCCGATTTCCCGGCGATGCTGGCGGGCGGCGTCAGCGCCCTGCTGTTGCAGGCGCTGCACCCGCGCGCGTTGGCCGGCGTGTGGGACCACTCCTCGTTCCGCACCGACATGCAGGGCCGGCTGGGCCGCACCGCGCAGTTCATCGCCGGCACCACCTACGGCAGCCGTGCCGATGCGATGCAGTTGATCGAGCGCGTGCGCCGCATCCACGCCTCGATCCGCGGCACCGCGCCGGACGGCCAGCCCTATGCCGCCGACGATCCCGAGTTGCTGACCTGGGTGCACGTGGCCGAGGTATCGAGCTTCCTGGCCGGCTACCTGCGCTACGTGAAGCCGCTGTCACTGGCCGAGCAGGACCGGTATTTCCAGGAAGAAGCGACAGTGGCGGCCCTGCTGGGCGCGCCCGACGTGCCGCGCACGCGTGCGCAGATCGACGCCTACCTGGAAGCCCAGCGCGCCGGGCTGGCCAGTACCGACCGTACGCGCGAAGTGGTGCGGCTGATCATGGCCATGCCGGTGGCCAACCCGCTGCTGATACCGGCCGTGCGGACGATGGCCGACGCCGGCGTGGCGCTGCTGCCGCCGTGGGCGCGCCAGATGCTGGGGCTGCACCGGCCGTCGCTGCGCCGCTCGCTGGCGCTGGCCGGCATGCGCGGGCTGGCGCCGACGCTGCGCTGGGCGCTGGGCCCGGGGCTGGCGGCCAGGGCCCGGCGGCGCGCGCTGGCGCCGCCGCAGGATTAG
- a CDS encoding cytochrome ubiquinol oxidase subunit I, protein MFASVDPVILARIQFAANITFHILFPTISISLAWVLLFFKLRYGKTGDESWMDAYRVWVKIFALTFALGVVSGITMSFQFGTNWPGYMETVGNIAGPLLAYEVLTAFFLEATFLGIMLFGMRRVSNRMHTIATLLVAGGTTLSAFWILALNSWMQTPAGFEMIDGRAHVVSWLAVIFNPSFPYRLVHMLLASGLTVAFLLAGISAYRWLRHDRSREVMHSLRTGVMLAAMLIPLQIVAGDLHGLNTLHHQPAKIAAMEGIWKTEKGAPAVLFGLPNATTRQNDFEIAIPKLASIYLTHKADGEILGIDAFADRHPPVAPLFFAFRIMVGVGLLMLVVSWLGAWQIRRRVAPAPWLARVLVAMTFSGWIALVAGWYVTEIGRQPYLVYGVLTTAQAASKVPATMIGSTLAMYLSLYLVLIVAYISVVFHLARKAGQPGAGPAIATPQPVLAHPRSQQ, encoded by the coding sequence GTGTTTGCAAGTGTCGATCCGGTGATACTGGCCCGCATCCAGTTCGCCGCGAATATCACGTTCCACATTCTGTTTCCGACCATCAGCATCTCGCTGGCCTGGGTGCTGCTGTTCTTCAAGCTGCGCTACGGCAAGACCGGCGACGAAAGCTGGATGGACGCCTACCGCGTCTGGGTCAAGATTTTCGCGCTGACGTTCGCGCTGGGCGTGGTCAGCGGCATCACCATGAGCTTCCAGTTCGGCACCAACTGGCCGGGCTACATGGAGACCGTCGGCAATATCGCCGGCCCGCTGCTGGCGTACGAGGTGCTGACCGCCTTCTTCCTGGAAGCCACCTTCCTCGGCATCATGCTGTTCGGCATGCGCCGCGTCAGCAACCGCATGCACACCATCGCCACGCTGCTGGTGGCCGGCGGCACGACGCTGTCGGCGTTCTGGATCCTGGCGCTGAACTCGTGGATGCAGACGCCCGCCGGTTTCGAGATGATCGACGGCCGCGCCCACGTGGTGAGCTGGCTGGCCGTCATCTTCAACCCGTCGTTCCCTTACCGGCTGGTCCACATGCTGCTGGCCTCTGGCCTGACCGTCGCCTTTCTGCTGGCGGGCATCTCGGCCTACCGCTGGCTGCGCCATGATCGCAGCCGCGAGGTCATGCATTCGCTGCGCACCGGCGTGATGCTGGCCGCGATGCTGATTCCGCTGCAGATCGTCGCCGGCGACCTGCACGGCCTGAACACGCTGCACCATCAGCCCGCCAAGATCGCCGCCATGGAAGGCATCTGGAAGACGGAGAAAGGCGCGCCGGCCGTGCTGTTCGGGCTGCCCAACGCCACCACGCGGCAGAACGACTTCGAGATCGCCATTCCCAAGCTCGCGTCGATCTACCTGACGCACAAGGCCGATGGCGAGATCCTGGGCATCGATGCCTTTGCCGACCGCCACCCGCCCGTGGCCCCGCTCTTCTTTGCGTTCCGGATCATGGTGGGCGTGGGCCTGCTGATGCTGGTCGTGTCGTGGCTGGGCGCCTGGCAGATCCGCCGGCGCGTCGCCCCGGCCCCTTGGCTGGCGCGCGTGCTGGTGGCGATGACGTTCTCTGGCTGGATCGCCCTGGTGGCCGGCTGGTACGTCACCGAGATCGGCCGTCAGCCCTATCTGGTCTACGGCGTGCTGACCACGGCGCAGGCGGCGTCCAAGGTGCCCGCCACGATGATCGGCAGCACGCTGGCCATGTACCTGTCGCTCTACCTCGTGCTGATCGTCGCCTACATCTCGGTGGTGTTCCACCTGGCCCGCAAGGCCGGCCAGCCCGGCGCCGGGCCGGCCATCGCCACCCCGCAACCCGTCCTCGCCCACCCCAGGAGCCAGCAATGA
- a CDS encoding cytochrome d ubiquinol oxidase subunit II, which produces MNPATMHDLSQPAGWMPLVFLALMGLSMLIYVILDGYDLGVGVLLRRADDADKDTMIASIGPFWDANETWLVLGVGLLLTAFPLAHGVILTNLYLPVALMLAGLIIRGVAFDFRVKARDPHKPWWNFAFYAGSLLASFSQGLMLGLYITGFRYDLPNLLFAVAVGLCLVAGYCLLGATWLIMKTTGNLQLRAIYWARRSLWLTAAGVAAISVVTPMVSARIFDKWFALPNIIMLAPIPLLTMGLFVAIERFLRRMRNLHAGGNDRWCWVPFAGTAVIFLLAFNGLAYSLFPYLVVDRIDIWQAASAPESLMAILVGAVIVLPTILGYTAYAYRVFWGKATDLRYD; this is translated from the coding sequence ATGAACCCGGCCACGATGCACGACCTGAGCCAGCCGGCCGGCTGGATGCCGCTGGTGTTTCTGGCGCTGATGGGGCTGTCGATGCTGATCTACGTGATCCTGGACGGCTACGACCTGGGCGTCGGCGTGCTGCTGCGCCGCGCCGACGATGCCGACAAGGACACCATGATCGCGTCGATCGGCCCGTTCTGGGATGCCAACGAGACGTGGCTGGTGCTGGGCGTCGGCCTGCTGCTGACGGCCTTTCCGCTGGCCCACGGCGTGATCCTGACCAACCTGTACCTGCCCGTGGCGCTGATGCTGGCCGGGCTGATCATCCGCGGCGTGGCGTTCGACTTCCGCGTCAAGGCACGCGATCCGCACAAGCCGTGGTGGAACTTCGCGTTCTACGCCGGCTCGCTGCTGGCCAGCTTCTCGCAGGGGCTGATGCTCGGGCTCTACATCACCGGCTTCCGCTACGACCTGCCCAACCTGCTGTTCGCCGTGGCCGTCGGCCTGTGCCTGGTGGCCGGCTACTGCCTGCTGGGCGCCACGTGGCTGATCATGAAAACCACGGGCAACCTGCAGCTGCGCGCCATCTACTGGGCGCGGCGCAGCCTGTGGCTCACGGCGGCCGGCGTGGCGGCCATCTCGGTGGTCACGCCGATGGTCAGCGCGCGCATCTTCGACAAATGGTTCGCGCTGCCCAACATCATCATGCTGGCGCCGATCCCGCTGCTGACGATGGGCCTGTTCGTGGCGATCGAGCGGTTCCTGCGGCGCATGCGCAACCTCCACGCGGGCGGCAACGACCGCTGGTGCTGGGTGCCGTTCGCGGGCACGGCCGTGATCTTCCTGCTGGCGTTCAACGGGCTGGCCTACAGCCTGTTCCCGTACCTCGTGGTGGACCGCATCGACATCTGGCAGGCGGCCAGCGCGCCGGAATCGCTGATGGCGATCCTGGTCGGCGCGGTGATCGTGCTGCCGACGATCCTCGGCTACACCGCCTACGCCTACCGCGTGTTCTGGGGCAAGGCCACGGACCTGCGCTACGACTGA